Proteins encoded in a region of the Flavobacterium sp. PMTSA4 genome:
- a CDS encoding energy transducer TonB: MDCRKYFYSIVFVVLGSVFSFGQVDEKEPPVVVPTVQEVAETYDADVSYPIAVLDEPPLLKTCIDVSKADALKCLYEQIQKHVKKNLKYPKEAKEIGIQGKVAVVFIIDKEGNCKDFKARGPKNGQLLEEEAIRIMKLLPKLTPGKVKGKLVNVHYAVPILFQLDKPVRKR; encoded by the coding sequence ATGGATTGTAGAAAGTATTTTTATTCAATAGTATTTGTGGTTTTAGGTTCTGTGTTCAGCTTTGGGCAAGTAGATGAAAAAGAGCCACCCGTTGTTGTTCCCACTGTTCAAGAAGTTGCTGAAACTTATGATGCCGATGTTTCCTATCCTATTGCTGTATTGGATGAACCACCTTTATTAAAGACTTGTATTGATGTTTCAAAAGCGGATGCGCTAAAATGTTTATATGAGCAAATACAAAAGCATGTTAAAAAGAATTTGAAGTACCCGAAAGAGGCAAAAGAAATAGGCATTCAAGGAAAAGTTGCTGTTGTTTTTATTATTGATAAAGAAGGAAATTGTAAAGATTTTAAAGCGCGTGGTCCTAAAAATGGGCAACTCTTGGAAGAAGAAGCCATCCGCATTATGAAACTTTTACCTAAACTTACCCCAGGAAAAGTGAAAGGAAAGCTCGTGAATGTGCATTATGCCGTTCCTATTTTATTTCAATTGGATAAGCCTGTGAGGAAAAGGTAA
- a CDS encoding tetratricopeptide repeat protein, with protein sequence MKKLIFLFIISNFGFAQNTIVSYTQDYFLGNNLNCPSENNEAREMVKNGIELLHLNRDLNPKYLWPTVDLFAKAVMKDQSFCDAYFFAGYTLNLLKQYRETYAFYRVADSLSPKPFLLYKLNTAALCLKIGRVEESRKFFNDITKHFPESPEGYYGVALTAPMIGDYSNGYKNIEDAITIYKGQSKKIGKEVFFLRAVLLTLDKQYENALIAFEDVRSPFTKDINYNIHYSLALLKVSELKNDPKMKKEALKYYKKIENPKDIPDDVRALFKF encoded by the coding sequence ATGAAGAAACTCATTTTTCTTTTTATCATTTCAAATTTTGGATTTGCTCAAAATACTATTGTATCCTACACACAAGATTACTTCTTAGGTAATAATTTAAACTGTCCTTCAGAAAACAATGAAGCTAGAGAGATGGTGAAAAATGGGATTGAGCTTTTACACTTGAATAGAGATTTAAATCCAAAATATCTTTGGCCAACTGTTGACTTATTTGCTAAAGCTGTAATGAAAGACCAATCGTTTTGTGATGCTTATTTCTTTGCTGGATATACATTAAATTTATTAAAACAATACAGAGAAACTTATGCTTTTTATAGAGTTGCTGATTCATTATCTCCTAAACCTTTCTTACTCTACAAACTTAATACCGCTGCATTATGTTTGAAAATTGGAAGAGTTGAAGAATCTAGAAAGTTTTTTAATGATATAACTAAACATTTTCCTGAAAGTCCTGAAGGATATTATGGCGTTGCTTTAACTGCTCCAATGATAGGAGATTATTCAAACGGATATAAGAATATTGAAGACGCTATAACAATATACAAAGGACAATCAAAAAAAATAGGTAAAGAAGTCTTTTTTTTAAGGGCTGTTTTACTAACTTTAGATAAACAATATGAAAATGCTTTAATAGCTTTTGAAGACGTTAGGTCACCATTTACAAAAGACATTAATTATAATATTCATTATAGTCTTGCTCTTCTTAAAGTATCTGAATTGAAAAATGACCCAAAAATGAAAAAAGAAGCCTTGAAATATTATAAAAAAATAGAGAATCCAAAAGATATTCCTGATGATGTTAGAGCTTTATTCAAATTTTAA
- a CDS encoding helix-turn-helix domain-containing protein has protein sequence MEVKVYIPHLALQEYVLNISTVHVVLPEGVDEVVTPYPPTPFQSLLFYCNHPVSMGRVDDATFEKQSHTVLVGPQYSRVNIKVQRQLTAIRVDFLPGGMFRMLGVPMHELFDKGFDALDFFGAEMKTINEQLMNANTLEEGKNIVENFLLKKVSKLKDMLPIDSALKLLLQHNGTMPIEKTASFSCLSLKQFERKCKERLGVNPKTFARILKFSKAYRLHESSPALNWTQIAYEAGYYDQMHMIRDFKTFAGVNPSVIEQQLLSTPLRMQKDLHY, from the coding sequence TTGGAAGTAAAAGTATACATACCACACTTGGCTTTGCAGGAGTATGTTTTGAACATCTCTACAGTTCATGTGGTGCTTCCTGAAGGAGTTGATGAAGTGGTAACTCCGTATCCTCCTACTCCGTTTCAATCGTTGTTGTTTTACTGCAATCATCCGGTGTCTATGGGTAGAGTTGACGACGCTACTTTTGAAAAACAGTCGCACACGGTGTTGGTTGGTCCTCAATACTCGAGAGTGAATATAAAAGTGCAACGCCAGTTGACTGCCATCAGGGTTGATTTTCTTCCGGGTGGGATGTTTCGCATGCTTGGTGTTCCTATGCATGAGTTGTTTGATAAAGGTTTTGATGCGCTTGATTTTTTTGGTGCAGAAATGAAAACCATCAATGAGCAACTGATGAATGCCAACACTCTTGAAGAGGGTAAAAACATAGTGGAAAATTTTCTTTTGAAAAAGGTTAGCAAACTAAAAGACATGCTGCCTATTGACTCGGCATTGAAACTACTCTTGCAACATAACGGCACTATGCCTATTGAAAAGACGGCTTCGTTTTCGTGTTTGAGTTTGAAACAGTTTGAGCGAAAATGCAAAGAACGTCTTGGGGTTAACCCAAAAACGTTTGCGCGTATTCTAAAATTCTCTAAAGCCTATCGATTGCACGAGTCGAGCCCAGCGCTTAACTGGACGCAGATAGCCTATGAAGCGGGATATTATGACCAGATGCACATGATTAGGGATTTTAAAACGTTTGCCGGTGTAAATCCTTCGGTTATTGAGCAGCAACTTCTTTCTACTCCGCTGCGTATGCAAAAAGACCTGCACTATTAG
- a CDS encoding DUF1801 domain-containing protein encodes MAELKTKKTEESVERFLKTIADEQKQKDAFELVKLMEEATKSKGKMWGTAIVGFGDTVLKYDNGRELDWFIMGFSPRKQNLALYISNAVRNEADREKLGKHKVAKSCLYINKISDIDVAVLKEIIKNGL; translated from the coding sequence ATGGCTGAATTAAAAACTAAAAAAACGGAAGAAAGCGTTGAACGTTTTCTTAAAACCATTGCTGATGAGCAGAAGCAAAAAGATGCTTTTGAACTAGTAAAACTCATGGAAGAAGCCACGAAGAGCAAAGGAAAAATGTGGGGAACGGCAATTGTTGGGTTTGGCGATACTGTTTTAAAGTATGACAACGGCCGAGAGTTGGATTGGTTTATCATGGGATTTTCGCCAAGGAAACAAAACCTAGCTTTGTATATTTCGAATGCCGTTAGAAATGAAGCTGATCGTGAAAAACTGGGTAAACATAAAGTAGCCAAAAGTTGTTTGTACATCAACAAAATCAGTGATATTGATGTTGCTGTTTTGAAAGAAATAATAAAAAATGGATTGTAG
- a CDS encoding DUF1801 domain-containing protein encodes MNPEIKTYHEQQTQEDQAICEKLAGVIDRELTEAESKVWHAHPVWFLEGNPIVGYSKQKAGIRLMFWSGADFGEEGLNVRGAKFKDASVFYTSVDAIDEETLKRWLQKSREIQWDYKNLVKRKGVLERLK; translated from the coding sequence ATGAACCCAGAAATAAAAACTTATCACGAGCAACAAACACAGGAAGACCAAGCTATCTGCGAAAAGCTAGCTGGTGTTATTGACCGTGAGTTGACGGAAGCGGAGAGCAAGGTGTGGCATGCACATCCGGTTTGGTTTTTGGAAGGGAATCCTATTGTGGGTTATAGTAAGCAAAAGGCAGGTATCCGTTTGATGTTTTGGAGTGGCGCTGATTTTGGGGAAGAAGGATTGAATGTTAGAGGTGCCAAATTTAAAGATGCTTCGGTGTTTTATACTAGTGTTGATGCCATAGACGAGGAAACATTAAAACGCTGGTTACAAAAATCGAGAGAAATTCAATGGGATTATAAGAACCTTGTGAAGCGTAAAGGTGTTTTGGAACGATTGAAATAA